A window from uncultured Desulfobacter sp. encodes these proteins:
- the ftcD gene encoding glutamate formimidoyltransferase: protein MDKIVECVPNFSEGKDKKIIDAIADAIAKTPGCSLLDVESGNSTNRTVYTFVADPDHVVEGAMAAARVAREKIDMRRHHGEHHRMGAMDVCPFIPVAGVTMDECVEISKLFGKRLADELGVPVYLYENSARLDYRKKLPQIREGQYEKLAQRIVQDKWAPDFGPARFVPEWGATVTGARFFLIAYNVNLLGTPNQAHRIALNLREAGRGPKDPGRFKDVKGMGWYVDDYNLAQVTVNLNNYMVTPPHILFEAVKEEAAKLKIAVAGSQIVGVVPLEPILQAAEYYIEKEGLFILDEDQKVRLAVERMGLNSVAPFDPKAKIIEYIIAKPPHEPLAGMSVRAFIQEVSGRSIAPGCGSVAAAVAALGAGLGAMVAKLTLGVRRFEALDADMRSLIPPLHEAAMALIPMIDADTDAFADYVAALKLPEATEAENRFRTAQLQLGLKKAIDVPLSVMTLGDKAWDAMMGVAQYGNIASRSDLEMGARALEVGIWGAYRTLVNNMDDIHDLEYRKKIMDKADAMRKRAAECCEIFLDILGKRSA, encoded by the coding sequence GCCTAATTTTTCCGAAGGAAAAGATAAAAAGATTATTGATGCCATTGCCGATGCCATCGCTAAAACCCCCGGATGCAGCCTGCTGGATGTGGAATCTGGAAATTCCACCAACCGGACGGTGTATACCTTTGTGGCAGATCCGGATCATGTGGTAGAGGGAGCAATGGCTGCAGCACGGGTGGCCCGGGAAAAAATAGACATGCGCCGGCATCATGGGGAGCACCATCGCATGGGAGCCATGGATGTGTGTCCCTTTATCCCTGTGGCCGGTGTGACCATGGATGAATGTGTAGAAATTTCAAAGCTATTTGGTAAGCGGTTGGCCGATGAACTTGGCGTTCCGGTTTATTTGTACGAGAATTCCGCCAGACTGGATTACCGCAAAAAGCTGCCCCAGATCCGGGAAGGACAGTATGAAAAGCTTGCCCAGCGTATTGTCCAGGACAAATGGGCGCCTGATTTCGGTCCGGCCAGGTTTGTGCCCGAGTGGGGGGCCACGGTAACCGGCGCCCGGTTTTTTCTCATCGCGTATAATGTTAATCTGCTGGGCACGCCCAATCAGGCCCACCGCATTGCGCTGAATCTGCGTGAAGCAGGCCGGGGGCCCAAGGACCCCGGCCGCTTCAAGGATGTCAAGGGGATGGGTTGGTATGTTGATGACTATAACCTGGCCCAGGTGACGGTGAACCTGAACAACTATATGGTCACGCCGCCCCATATTTTGTTTGAAGCGGTTAAAGAGGAGGCTGCCAAGCTTAAAATTGCGGTGGCAGGCTCCCAGATAGTGGGTGTGGTTCCCCTGGAGCCAATTTTACAGGCTGCCGAGTATTACATTGAAAAAGAAGGGCTTTTTATTCTGGACGAAGACCAAAAGGTTCGGCTGGCCGTTGAACGTATGGGATTGAATTCTGTTGCTCCCTTTGATCCCAAAGCCAAGATTATCGAGTATATCATTGCCAAGCCACCCCATGAACCCCTGGCCGGTATGAGTGTCCGCGCCTTTATCCAAGAGGTTTCCGGCAGAAGTATTGCACCTGGCTGCGGTTCGGTCGCCGCAGCCGTTGCCGCCCTGGGCGCAGGGCTTGGCGCCATGGTGGCCAAGTTGACCCTGGGGGTTCGACGGTTTGAGGCGCTTGACGCTGACATGAGATCGTTGATTCCGCCGCTGCATGAAGCGGCTATGGCCCTGATTCCCATGATTGATGCCGATACCGATGCCTTTGCCGATTATGTGGCTGCCCTGAAACTGCCGGAAGCCACGGAGGCGGAAAATCGTTTTAGAACAGCGCAGCTCCAGCTGGGACTGAAAAAGGCCATTGATGTCCCTTTATCCGTCATGACCCTGGGAGATAAAGCATGGGATGCCATGATGGGGGTGGCACAATACGGCAATATCGCTTCCCGGTCAGACCTGGAGATGGGGGCAAGGGCGCTTGAGGTGGGTATCTGGGGTGCGTACAGAACCCTGGTGAACAATATGGATGATATCCATGATCTCGAATACCGAAAAAAAATTATGGACAAGGCGGATGCCATGAGAAAAAGGGCTGCGGAATGCTGTGAAATATTTCTGGATATTCTTGGAAAAAGATCTGCCTGA
- a CDS encoding peptidoglycan endopeptidase, producing MKRSTIHLILVLIWAVPILASHSLIIEPQNPQEPVNSPPAVRFCQFIPSIAEQFIGMPTEYGGRPNQTGTTDNSWLFYSIYAGAAAKAGLVYKTFMHIDLLLSNAHPINADDVENGDLIVLENDLAAMVYQVEPSGRMHFIYASKKRGEVTIFNSDNIVYHAYWLEHFKGFFRINEDLLIPTRPQ from the coding sequence ATGAAAAGATCGACCATACATCTAATACTGGTTCTGATCTGGGCTGTTCCGATCCTGGCCAGCCACTCCCTCATCATTGAGCCCCAGAATCCCCAAGAGCCCGTGAATTCACCACCTGCCGTACGGTTTTGCCAGTTTATCCCCTCAATTGCCGAACAATTCATCGGCATGCCCACTGAATATGGGGGACGACCTAACCAGACAGGCACCACAGATAATTCATGGCTGTTCTACTCCATTTACGCTGGTGCTGCAGCCAAAGCAGGGTTGGTATACAAGACGTTTATGCACATAGACCTATTACTGAGCAACGCCCACCCCATCAACGCAGACGATGTTGAAAACGGAGACCTGATCGTCTTGGAAAACGATCTTGCCGCCATGGTGTACCAGGTGGAGCCCAGCGGCAGGATGCACTTTATCTATGCGTCAAAAAAACGGGGTGAAGTCACGATTTTTAACAGTGACAACATCGTTTACCATGCATACTGGCTTGAGCATTTTAAAGGTTTTTTCAGAATCAATGAAGATCTGCTGATCCCCACCCGGCCCCAATAG
- a CDS encoding sigma 54-interacting transcriptional regulator: MPPSDDQSNSQAPWLSSLGIVALSMPDLKVFGLNRPMSAMIGKTADHFKGKNFVYALAETGCRLSNSDQTSLSQDQFHQYILSSVQSSFQAIDLIFQLPGKAPRKILVVPHRLFERQRDSAMMICLFYDLGVVGAEIPVDLQGVHELQKAFRKKTDDLKTINAQLEAMYNASSESIWVLSGDGSVVSINRAGEALLGVRAEEVVGKSVDELVAAGFIDQSVTRQVLETGRQVSLLQSNRKTGKQLLVTGTPVFGENGNISMVIVNEQDMTQLTKLQEQLQRVKEEKNRVNAELNQLSLQGLKENEIIAHSKEMQGLLVACRKLADMNVSSILILGESGTGKGLLSKYIHNCNNLLKGPLVKINCAAVPETLLEAELFGYEPGAFTGAKNQGKIGLFEVAKNGTLFLDEIGELSLPLQAKLLTCLEEKEIMHIGGLKPIKINCNIIAATNEDLDMKVAAKQFRRDLYFRLNAFPLTIPPLRHRPEDIMELTLYFLDKYNGAYKRSCTISSMELNRIQAYEFPGNVRELKNCIRRAVVMAEKNSLEGVVGSPITKEPSRIGSVKEGMGESQKGFNQQVADFEKQLLVSALKTWGTTRAMAAGLDMTQSQVVRKLKKYGLSRWLAQNL, from the coding sequence ATGCCGCCTTCGGATGATCAGTCAAATAGTCAAGCCCCCTGGCTTTCTTCCCTGGGTATTGTTGCCCTTTCAATGCCGGATTTGAAAGTATTCGGCCTTAATCGCCCCATGTCGGCGATGATTGGAAAAACTGCGGATCATTTTAAAGGCAAAAATTTTGTATATGCCTTGGCTGAAACGGGCTGCAGGCTTTCCAATTCCGATCAGACGTCCCTTTCCCAGGATCAATTTCACCAATATATTTTATCTTCGGTACAATCTTCTTTTCAGGCAATTGATTTAATTTTTCAACTGCCCGGAAAAGCGCCCCGCAAGATATTGGTCGTGCCCCACCGTCTTTTTGAAAGACAAAGAGATTCTGCCATGATGATTTGCCTGTTTTACGATTTAGGCGTAGTTGGGGCTGAAATACCGGTGGATTTACAAGGCGTTCATGAACTGCAAAAGGCATTTAGAAAAAAAACCGACGATCTTAAAACAATAAATGCCCAGCTTGAGGCCATGTACAATGCCTCATCGGAAAGTATCTGGGTGCTAAGCGGCGACGGTTCGGTTGTCAGTATTAACAGAGCGGGGGAGGCGCTTTTGGGTGTCCGGGCTGAGGAAGTGGTGGGCAAAAGTGTGGATGAACTGGTGGCGGCCGGATTCATTGATCAATCCGTGACCCGCCAGGTGCTGGAGACCGGCCGGCAGGTCAGCCTGCTCCAGTCAAACCGCAAAACGGGCAAACAATTGCTGGTTACCGGAACGCCCGTATTTGGTGAGAACGGCAATATTTCCATGGTGATCGTTAATGAGCAGGATATGACCCAGTTGACAAAGCTGCAGGAGCAGCTGCAGCGGGTTAAAGAAGAAAAAAACAGGGTCAATGCCGAACTCAACCAGCTCTCCCTTCAAGGGCTTAAGGAAAATGAAATCATTGCCCATTCAAAGGAAATGCAGGGGCTTTTGGTGGCTTGCCGAAAACTTGCGGACATGAATGTATCCAGTATTTTGATCCTGGGTGAATCGGGTACCGGCAAGGGACTTTTGTCAAAATATATTCATAACTGCAACAATTTGCTGAAAGGTCCTCTGGTTAAGATCAACTGTGCGGCGGTTCCTGAAACCCTTCTCGAAGCAGAGCTTTTCGGGTATGAACCCGGCGCGTTTACCGGGGCAAAAAATCAGGGGAAGATCGGCCTTTTCGAGGTTGCTAAAAACGGAACGCTTTTTTTGGACGAAATCGGAGAACTCTCGCTGCCTTTGCAGGCCAAGCTTTTAACCTGCCTGGAAGAAAAAGAGATTATGCACATTGGCGGGTTAAAACCCATTAAGATCAATTGCAATATTATTGCGGCAACCAACGAAGATCTTGACATGAAAGTGGCGGCAAAGCAGTTTCGTCGGGATCTCTATTTCAGACTCAATGCGTTTCCGCTGACCATTCCTCCTTTAAGGCATCGGCCCGAAGATATTATGGAGCTGACCCTTTATTTCTTAGATAAATATAACGGCGCATATAAACGTTCCTGCACGATTTCCAGCATGGAACTTAACCGTATCCAGGCCTATGAATTTCCAGGCAATGTCCGGGAATTGAAAAACTGCATCCGGCGTGCGGTGGTGATGGCTGAAAAAAACAGCCTTGAAGGGGTTGTGGGCAGTCCGATTACCAAGGAACCTTCCCGAATCGGTAGTGTAAAAGAGGGGATGGGTGAATCCCAAAAAGGATTTAACCAGCAGGTGGCTGATTTTGAAAAACAATTGCTGGTCAGCGCTCTGAAGACCTGGGGCACCACCCGGGCCATGGCAGCGGGGCTGGATATGACCCAGTCCCAGGTTGTCCGAAAACTTAAGAAATATGGGTTAAGCCGTTGGCTTGCCCAAAATCTGTGA